One Microlunatus soli genomic window carries:
- a CDS encoding ArsR/SmtB family transcription factor: protein MLDFILDPQVLGQTYFTISPLAEAALSLHQLGRRHDAIHARWRSRVRDRLADLDLPLLLAAVPPGPRFADCLLSPAPISRTRIEDQLDDLVKVEPAILAADLGFVWGAQLPPRLRDLVDAGSDGPARLADRFAEYWERVLRDVWPRMLAVLEADIRRRSVALSGAGLYRLLEGVHPEITVEHGTMRVDKPHLPPETLHASAMTLTPSIFGWPNLIIQDGERGRFGLIYGAQGVATTWEGLHSAPRLGGDQLALLLGRTRAEILRRADLPINTTQLARELGQSLGSVNEHLTLLRDSGLLESNRQGRSVLYSQTALARSLVSAQD, encoded by the coding sequence GTGCTCGACTTCATTCTTGATCCGCAGGTCCTCGGGCAGACCTACTTCACGATCTCGCCACTGGCCGAGGCGGCCTTGAGTCTGCACCAACTCGGCCGTCGGCACGACGCGATCCACGCACGCTGGCGCTCGAGGGTGCGTGATCGACTCGCCGACCTCGATCTACCCCTGTTGTTGGCGGCCGTCCCGCCGGGGCCGCGGTTCGCCGACTGCCTGCTCTCGCCGGCCCCGATCTCGCGGACCCGGATCGAGGACCAGTTGGACGATCTGGTGAAGGTCGAACCGGCGATACTGGCCGCCGACCTGGGGTTCGTCTGGGGTGCACAGTTGCCGCCGCGGCTCCGCGACCTGGTGGACGCCGGTTCCGACGGGCCGGCCCGGCTGGCCGACCGGTTCGCCGAGTATTGGGAACGGGTCCTGCGTGACGTCTGGCCGCGGATGCTCGCCGTCCTCGAGGCCGACATCCGCCGTCGCAGCGTCGCCTTGTCCGGTGCCGGGCTGTATCGGTTGCTGGAGGGGGTGCACCCGGAGATCACGGTCGAGCACGGGACGATGCGCGTCGACAAACCTCATCTGCCTCCGGAGACGCTGCACGCCTCGGCGATGACGTTGACCCCGTCGATCTTCGGTTGGCCGAACCTGATCATCCAGGACGGCGAACGTGGCAGGTTCGGGCTGATCTACGGCGCCCAGGGAGTGGCGACGACCTGGGAGGGATTGCATTCTGCGCCCAGGCTGGGCGGTGATCAACTGGCGTTGTTGCTCGGCCGGACGAGGGCCGAGATCCTGCGTCGAGCAGACCTGCCGATCAACACAACTCAGCTCGCCCGCGAGCTCGGTCAGAGCCTCGGGTCGGTCAACGAGCACCTGACACTGCTGCGCGACAGCGGCCTGCTGGAAAGTAACAGGCAAGGTCGTTCGGTGCTCTACAGTCAGACCGCGCTGGCGCGTTCCCTGGTCAGTGCGCAGGACTGA